gCCCATATTTCTTAGtatttatacaaaatatattgaaaataaGGCAATTTTACTATACCCACTGATGTTGCTATTTCTTTATGTCTATTTAAACATAACATACTTCCTATACgtaacaaaaaaaaaaaaaaaaaaaaaaatatacatatataatatacatatatatatatatatatatatatatatatatatatatatattttttatgtatgtaCATTTTCATAACTTGATAATATCCTTTCAGGTTAGGAAATATATAGACGGACAACAATTATACCTAGACTTATTTCATCCCTTTCTTTTTgtcatatattattttgtgGTTACTAGCAACCCAGGGTATttggaaaataataaaaacaatgTGCCCAATATCAATTTGGAAggtaagaaaaaaaaggacATGAACATGAAATGTAGAAATGGAGATAACGATAAAGATACATATTATGATGTAGATACAAAAGATGAGGGATATAAAGATAAGCCTTTAAATGATTATGATAAGAAAgcaaataataaagagaggccaaaagaaaatattacctttcaatatattattaaaaatataacggatgaaataaatagaTATGAAAGGAAATACAAATTGGTTGAGTTTGCAAAAAGAATtaagaaagaaaatatttttgaattaaaaaatagtATGGAAATAAATTGGGATATTCCACTTATAGAATTCACAGAAATTAATATGAACATGTTATGTCCTAcatgttttctttttaaaaatttaagaACCAAACATTGTTCTTTGTGCGATAAATGTGTTGAAATATTTGATCATCATTGTGATTTTACACTTAATTGTATGGGTATTGAAAATGCTAgaatatttcttttatggATTTTACtcaacatttttttttctttttctattatatatatatatggatggtttatttttaattcttcattaaattattacaacatcaaattttatatcataCTTATGGCTATTgtattatctatattaataatatattttatggGGGCCATATTTATCAGATCCATTATGAACATAttagaaaatattacatCCAATGAAAAATTCAAAATTTATACAAACAAAACGTTTTTTACCTATGAATTGACCATGGATGAAAAAAAGCAACCTACTGTTATACGCAAATTTAAAAATCCTTTTGATCAAGGAATGTTTTTTAACTTAATAAATTTCTTAACAAAATCAAAAACAAAGTTAattaaaaaggaaaaacagtttataataattgacaaaaatattaaaagtCAAAAGCTTACAGAATTTGTTGACAAATTGAATAAGCGATTAAGCGAAATGAACATTGAATGAAAACTATTaatggaaaaaataaaataaaataaaataaaataaaacaaaatataatataatataatataatataataataaatgaagaataaaaaaaattatgaaatgtagtaatttattaactgtaattataagaataaaaacaaaatggacgcacacatacatatttgtatatatatatatatatatatatttatatatttatttatatatttatatatttatttatatatttatttatatatttatttatttatttatattttatatcttttgaattttataaatttttgCCTGACttgttcataatttttttttttttttttgcaaATTAAACTTTAATACTGTAAAAACATAAGTAACGTGAAAATTTTGTGTAACAATACTTATgatattatgattataattttgttttaataatttatgaatatatgttaaattattatcaatattttgtataacTTTATCTgttattaatttttcttttttttcat
The genomic region above belongs to Plasmodium reichenowi strain SY57 chromosome 13, whole genome shotgun sequence and contains:
- a CDS encoding palmitoyltransferase, putative, which produces MNNSTSCVSINVQDILFNLAKQKDERIFYFLEKDKTLINIQDGNGNSLLHWAVFLNNVYLVYYLLENNAERDIKSHSKQTPLFWAICSNNILMIYILNKYGSNLFQEDDKGYNCLIISIQYNNILAFFYLLYLNISITHKDYNNCTVVDWAAYNNNLFFLRFFSIFMNNLYSLNLNTPTSTLHKAIIGNSYEACVYLIMNNHQNVYDIGTDDNKTILQFVEDNKSKIDPRIYQFLNSKQVLYRICQKKGNRNRDRNRNFLYEENGTIGPYTIKKKKKLPIFLSIYTKYIENKAILLYPLMLLFLYVYLNITYFLYVRKYIDGQQLYLDLFHPFLFVIYYFVVTSNPGYLENNKNNVPNINLEGKKKKDMNMKCRNGDNDKDTYYDVDTKDEGYKDKPLNDYDKKANNKERPKENITFQYIIKNITDEINRYERKYKLVEFAKRIKKENIFELKNSMEINWDIPLIEFTEINMNMLCPTCFLFKNLRTKHCSLCDKCVEIFDHHCDFTLNCMGIENARIFLLWILLNIFFSFSIIYIYGWFIFNSSLNYYNIKFYIILMAIVLSILIIYFMGAIFIRSIMNILENITSNEKFKIYTNKTFFTYELTMDEKKQPTVIRKFKNPFDQGMFFNLINFLTKSKTKLIKKEKQFIIIDKNIKSQKLTEFVDKLNKRLSEMNIE